Genomic window (Streptomyces sp. NBC_01431):
CGATTCCCGCCATCTCCACAATTCCCATGTTATTGATTGCACAGACGAAGGCCCCGCTGCTCCGGCAGCGGGGCCTTCGTCTGTGCGTCAGGCGACGGGCCGGCCGGTCAGCATGCCGAGGAGCTGGTCCATCTCGTTGCGCCAGATACGGTGGACGTTCATCCGGGTCGGCTTCGCCTGGCCGGGCAGCTGGCAGCGGAACGAGCTCCACAGGGTGTTCCGCTTCACCTCGCCGATCATCTGCATCGCCTCGGCCGGCGGGATGGCGAAGACGATCTCCTGCGGGCGGTTGCTCATCCGGCTGGCCCGGTGCAGCAGCACGGCCTGCTGGGTCACGGTGATGAAGTAGTACGTCAGGAACGCCTGGCCTATGACGCCGAGCATGCTCATCAACCAGACGCTGGGGCCCGCTATCGCCTGGATCGTGACGATCGGGCGGTCCTGCGGGTTGGCCTGCATGATCGCCTCGGCGACCTGCTGCTGGATGGTCGACTTCTTCATGGCCATGGGAATGGGCCTTTCCTGGTACGTGACGTACCCAAGCGGAGGGGGACGCCCCGCTTCTCATCGGGGCGGTGCAGAGTACCGCCCGTTTCCCCAGGCGCACACCACCAGGGCGAGGGCCGCCGCGCAGACTGGGACGAAGTAGCCCACCGCGGCGCCCACTTGCTCGATGACCTGGCCGCCGGCCGCCGAACCGGCCGCGATGCCGCCGAGGATCGCGGTGACGGCGAGGGTCATGCCCTCGTTCAACTGGCCCTCGGGGGTGAGGCGCTGGACCAGCGTCATGCCGGTCACCATCGTGGGCGCGGTGGCGGCGCCCGCGCACAGCAGCGCGATCGCGAGCACGATAAGCGAGCCGGTGGTCCACGCCGCGATCAGCGGCAGGCACATCAGCGCCGCCATAGCCGCGACGCAGCGAAGGAGTCGTCGGGGCACGCTCCGGGCCGGCCGCGCCGACCCGTACAGGAGCCCGGCCGTGCACGATCCGGCCGCCTGGAGGGCGAGCACCGGGCCCGCCGCCGCGGCGTGGCCGAGCCCAGTGGCGTACGCGATCGTCACCACCTCCAGCGAGCCGAACACGGCGCCGGCGGCGAGGAAGACCGCGAGCAGCGGGGCGAACCCCCTGGAGCGGACGGGGGACTTGGCCGATGTCGCACGCGGTGCGGCGGGCGGCTCGGTCGCGCGCTGGGCGGCGAAGAGCAGCACGCCCGTCATCAGCAGGGCCGCGCCCACGAGGGTGCCGGCCTCGGGGAAGAGGGCCGAGCAGAGGAACGCGGCGGCGACCGGGCCCAGCATGAAGCAGAACTCGTCGGCGGCCTGCTCGAAGGAGTTGGCGGTGTGCAGCAGGGGTGGGTCGTTCCGGTGCAGATGGGCCCAGCGGGCGCGCGACATGCCGCCGGTGTTGGGGGTGGTGGCGGTCGCGGCGTACGCGGCGAACAGGGTCCAGTCCGGGGCGCCGAGGTGCACGCACAGGAGCAGTCCGAGCGAGCCGAGGACCGCGACCACCGTGGCCGGTACGGCGATTCGGGCCTGGCCGTAGCGGTCGACGAGCCGGGCAGTGTACGGGGCGACCAAGGCCGTGGCGGCGAGCCCGGTCGCGGTGACCCCACCGGCCAGGGCGTACGAGCCGCGCGCCCCCGCGATCATGATGACGGCGCTGACGCCGAACATGCCCATGGGCAGCCGGGCGATGAGGTTGCCGGTGGTGAAGGCGAGGGCGCCGGGCGTGCGGAACAGGCGTATGTACGGGTTCGGGCGGCGGGTGAGGGCGGTGGATCTCGGCATGCCCCGAATCCTCATGGGCCCCTCCCGGCGGGGTCCAACACCTGGTCAGTGCCCATTCACGCACCCTTGTTGTCAACGCCCGTGCGGGTGTTGACTGCCGGGCGTGCCCCACGACACGGACCCCCGGCTGCTGCGCGCCTTCGTCGCGACCGCCGAGGAACTGCACTTCACCCGCGCCGCCGCCCGGCTGTTCGTCGCGCAGCAGGCGCTGAGCCGTGACATCCGGCGCCTGGAACGGGAGTTGGGTTGCGAGCTCTTCGTCCGCACCACCCGCGCGGTGTCCCTGACGGCGGACGGTGCGCGGCTGCTGCCGCACGCCCGGCGGGTGCTCGCCGCCCACGACGAACTCCGCGCGGCCTGGGCGGACACCGGCGCCGCGCGCCCGCTGCTCGTCGACGTCTCGGCGCCCGTCGGCACCGGGCAGCTGGTGCTCGCCGCGGCCCGTGAACAGGCCCCGGGCGTCGAGTTCGTGGCCCGGTACATCAGCGGACTCACCGGGGCCGCCGCCGAGATCCTCGCCGGTCGGCTGGACGTCTCCTTCGGCCGGGTGGCCGGGCTCGACCCGGCGGTGCTCGCGGGGCTCGCCCACCAGCCGGTGCGCTACGAGCGGATGGCGGTGCTGCTGCCCGAGGAGCACCGGCTCGCGGGGCTCGCCGAGGTGCCCCTGGACGCGCTCGCGGGGGAGACGCTGTACGTGGCGGCGGGCAATCCGGCCACCGCCGAGTGGACCGATCTCGCCGAGCGGCTCTTCGCCGGGCGCGGCATCCGGGCGGCGGCGCCGTTCCCCGGGATCGCGGGGGAGGAGGAGTTCGTGCGGGTGGTGCGCAAGCACGGCTGGTCGGTCCTGGCCAGCACCGAGTTCATGACGGTCCCCGGCATGGTGGTACGCCCGTTGACCGCTCCGGTACCGCTGGCGCCGGTCTCCCTGGTGTGGCGCCGGGGGCTGACCCACCCCGGGGTGGCCGCGCTGCGCCGGGTCGCGGCGACGGCCGCGTCCGAGCACCGCTGGCTGGAAAGACCCGCCGACAGCTGGCTCCCTGCGACCGACATGTCCCTGATGGTGGGCAATGCCCCGCATGTGGGGCGCTGACGGTGAACTTCACGCGATACGTGGCCACATGTCTCAGGCTCGTGCGCTACATTCATCGCCCGGGTGCGGCGGGATAGTGGGGGCGCGTGGAACGGGTGGGATTGCCCCGTTCCAGGAGGCGCTGTCCGGGAGTCGTGCGCGCTACCCGCGAACACATTCAGGGAGTGCGTACGGAAATGGACAGTCGGATACCGGGCGGGCAGGGTGGACAACTCAGTGACGCCCGGCCAGCAGACAAGCGCGAACCGCGCGACGCGACGATGCAACTCGGCGTCTTCGCACACCAGTTGATCAAGTCGGTGCCGGTCCAGCGGACCACGGCCGCGGACGCCACCCAGGCCACGGCCTCCAAAGTGCCTGCGGCCACACCCACCGCGACGCTGCCGAACGTATGGGCCCCGACCGAGGCCGGTGCCCCGAACGTCCCGGCCGCCACGCCCGCCGCGCCGCCCGCGGATGGTCAGCCCTCGGGTCCGGGCACCACCCAGGCCATCCCGGTCTTGGCCTCCGTGCCCACCGCGCCGCCGGTGAACTCGGCCCAGCAGGGCAGCGACGGGCCCGTGTTCGTCGACGCCAGCGGACGGCGCGGCAAGAAGGTGCGGTGGCTCGGCTGGGTCTTCGGTCTCGCCTGTACGGGATTCGCGGTGGCCCTCGTCGGCTCCCTGCTCGGCGGCAGCGCCCGCGCTCCCGGTCTGACGCTGCCCGAAGGCGGCAAGGCCGGCGCCGTGTCGGCATCGCCCGACGCCCCCGCCCCGCAGGCCCCCAAGGTGCCGGCGAAGAGCAGCGCCGCCCCCTCGCACGGCGCGTCCAAGGCGCCCGTGCACAAGGCCTCCCCGCCGGCCCACGCACCGAGCGGCAGCCCGCACCACAGCCCGACCGGGAAGACCTCCCCGAGCGCCAGTGCCTCCCACAAGCCGTCCGCACGGGCGGCCTCCCCCTCCCCGGGCAAGACCCGCATCTAAGTCCCCGCTGGTCCGGGCCGCGCCACAGCGCGGCCGCGGACACCGGCCCTGAGCACCAACCCCGTACGGCATCCACCGCGTACCGGCCCGAAGGCGTAACGACACCTCCCATGAGAACCACCCAGGCCAAGCCGCGGGCCCCGCGGCGCAAGCGGCTGCCCATGCGGTACCTGCTGCCGCTGCTGCTCCTCGTCGCGCTCGTCGCCATGCTCATGCTGCGCGGCTATGTGCACAGCGAGATCTCCGCCGACCACCGGGTCCGCGATCCCGCGCCCACCGACAAGGTGCCCGACAAGATCATCGACGGCGGCCCGGTCATCGACGCGCGCAAGCCCGGCCATCCGGTCAGCCTTCAGGTCCCGGACCACAAGCTGGTGCTCACCTTCGACGACGGCCCGGACCCCACCTGGACGCCGAAGGTGCTCGACGAGCTGAAGAAGTACCACGCCCACGCGGTCTTCTTCGTGACCGGGACGAACGCCTCGCGCTACCCGGACCTCATCAAGCGCATGGTCGCCGAGGGCCACGAGGTCGGCCTGCACACCTTCAACCACCCCGACCTGTCCTACCAGTCGAAGTCCCGGATCGACCGCGAGCTCTCGGAGAACCAGCTCGCGCTCGCGGGCGCCGCCGGCGTCCACAGCTCGCTGTTCCGGCCGCCGTACTCCTCCTTCGCAGACGCGATGGACAACGACACCTGGCCGGTCGTCCAGTACGTCGGCAGCCGGGGCTACGTCGTGGCGCTCGACTCCACCGACAGCGAGGACTGGCAGCGGCCGGGGGTGAAGAAGATCATCCACAACGCCACCCCGGAGGACAACAAGGGCGCCATCGTCCTGATGCACGACTTCGGCGGCGACCGCTCGCAGACCGTGGCCGCGCTCGACAAGTTCCTGCCGGACATGCAGGAGTCGGGCTACACCTTCGTCAACCTGACCGACGCGTTGGGCGCGCCGAGCGCGCTCACCCCGGTCAGCGGCTGGGACCTGTGGAAGGGCAAGGCGTTCGTCGGTGCCGTCCAGGTCGCCGAGCACACCACCGACGTCCTGGTCGTCGGTCTCGCCATCGTCGGCATCCTGGTCTTCGTCCGCTTCGGCCTGATGCTGGTGCTGTCGTTCGTACACGCCCGCAAGGTCCGCAAACGCGACTTCCAGTGGGGAGCGCCGGTCACCGAACCGGTCTCGGTACTCGTTCCCGCGTACAACGAACGCGAATGCATCGCCAATACCGTTCGTTCGCTCATGGCCAGCGATCATCCGATCGAAGTGATCGTCATCGACGACGGTTCGACCGACGGCACCGCCGACATCGTGGAGGCGATGGGGCTGCCCAACGTGCGGGTGGTGCGTCAGGAGAACGCGGGCAAGCCCGCCGCCCTCAACAACGGCATCGCGCACGCCCGTTACGAGATCGTCGTGATGATGGACGGCGACACCGTCTTCGAGCCGACCACCGTGGGCGAACTCGTGCAGCCCTTCGGCAACATCCGCATCGGCGCGGTCGCGGGCAACGCCAAGGTCGGCAACCGGGACTCGCTCATCGGCGCCTGGCAGCACATCGAGTACGTGATGGGCTTCAACCTCGACCGCCGCATGTACGACCTGCTCGGCATCATGCCCACCATCCCCGGCGCGATCGGCGCCTTCCGCCGCCAGGCCCTGGAGCGGGTCGGCGGCATGAGCGAGGACACCCTCGCCGAGGACACCGACATCACGATGGCGATCCACCGTGACGGCTGGCGGGTGGTCTACGCCGAGAACGCCCGCGCCTGGACCGAGGCCCCCGAGTCCGTCCAGCAGTTGTGGTCCCAGCGCTACCGCTGGTCGTACGGCACGATGCAGGCGATCTGGAAGCACCGCGGCGCCGTCAAGGACCGCGGCCCCTCGGGCCGCTTCGGCCGCGTCGGACTCCCGCTGGTCGCCGCGTTCATGGTGCTCGCGCCGCTGCTCGCGCCGCTGATCGACATCTTCCTGCTGTACGGGATCGTGTTCGGCAAGACCGAGCAGACGATCCTGGCCTGGCTCGGCGTCCTGCTGATCCAGGGGATCTGCGCCGCCTACGCCTTCCGGCTCGACAAGGAACGCCTGACCCATCTGCTGTCGCTGCCGCTCCAGCAGGTCATGTACCGGCAGTTGATGTACGTCGTGCTGCTCCAGTCCTGGATCACCGCGGTGACCGGCGGCCGGCTGCGCTGGCAGAAGCTGCGCCGCACCGGCGCGGTCGAGGCGCCCGGCAACCCGGCGGCCCGCGCCGGCGAGCAAAGGCCCGCGGTATGACCTCGTACGTGGAGGTTCCGGGAGCGGCCGCCGGGCCCTCCGCCCCGCCGCCCAGGCCGCCCGCCCGCGACCGCTACTTCGACTTCCTGCGCGCGCTGGCCCTGTTCCGGGTGGTGCTCTACCACCTGATGGGCTGGGCCTGGCTGCCGCTCGCCTTCCCGTCCATGGGCGTGATGTTCGCGCTCGCCGGAAACCTGATGGCCCGCTCGCTCAAGCGGCCCGCCGTACAGGTCGTCCGGGGCCGCCTGCGCCGGCTCCTGCCGCCGATGTGGCTGCTCGGCGCGGTCGGCATCACCGGCATGCTCGCCCAGGGCTGGGGACCCGACAGCGACGGGCACCCCGCCTGGTGGTGGGGGCACCTGTTGTTCTGGGTGCTCCCGCTCAGCGACCCGCCGTACGCGGCCGGTCTGCCCGGCATCCACGGCGTGCTCGGCGACAACTGGGGTGCCAACCTCGCCGAACCGCTCTGGTACCTGCGCGCCTACCTGTGGTTCGTGCTGCTCTCGCCGCTCTTCCGCACGCTGCTGCGGCGCACGGCCTGGCCGACGATCCTCGCGCCGGTCGCCCTGTCCGCGCTCCTGGAGTTCGTGAACCTCGGGCTGCCCCAGCGCATCGACTCCGCGCTCACCGACTTCGCCACCTTCGGCGCCTGCTGGATCCTCGGCATGGCCCGCCAGGAGGGCGTCCTGAGGCGGCTGCCGAACTACCTGGTGCCCTCGCTCGCCCCGTTCGTGATGGCCGCGGGCTACTGGTGGGCGGTGCACGGCGGGTTCTCGATCACCGGCGACACCGAGCTCGACTCGATCCCGCTGGCGCAGACCCTGTGGTCGCTCGGCGCGGTGCTCCTGCTGCTGCACATCAGCCCCTCGTGGGCCCAGTGGCCGGCCCCGCTGCGCCGCTGGGACCGCCTGATCACCCTGCTCAACTCCCGCGCCGTGACGATCTACCTGTGGCACAACCTGTGCATCCTGGTCGCCGCGACGCTGTGGGACGACCTGTGGAGCATCGACGCGCTGGCGGGCGCCGCGAAGTTCCTCAACAGCTCGTGGCCGGTACTCGCCGTGACCTGGATCCTCATCGGCCTGTGCGTGCTCGGCGTCGGCTGGGTCGAGGACGTGGCGGCCAAGCGGCGCCCCAGGCTCTGGCCCGCCTGACACCATCCGGCGGCGGCGGTCTCACCGCCGCCGCCCGGCACCCGTGAAGACAAGGTTGCACCCCGGTCACCCGGCGGCACGCGGCCGAAACCCCCCGTCCCTACGGTCGCTTCCACAAGACGCGAACCGACCGTGGAGGCATGATGGCTGGCCGTTGGATCGAGCGGTGGGAGCCGGAGGACGACACCTTCTGGAAGGAGACCGGCGAGCGCGTCGCCCGCCGCAACCTGTACCTGTCCGTGTTCAGCGAACACGTCGGATTCTCCATCTGGACCCTGTGGTCGGTGATGGTGCTCTTCATGGGGCCCGCCTACGGCGTGGACCCCGCGGGCAAGTTCTTCCTGATCTCCATGGCGACGCTCGTCGGTGCCCTCGCCCGCATCCCCTACACGTTCGCCGTGGCCCGCTTCGGCGGCCGCAACTGGACCGTCTTCAGCGCCCTGCTGCTGCTCGTGCCGACCGTCGCCGCCTACCTGGCGATGGAGCCCGGCACCTCGTACACCACCTTCCTCCTGGTCGCCGCCCTCGCCGGGATCGGCGGCGGCAACTTCGCCTCCTCGATGACCAACATCAACGCCTTCTTCCCGCTGCGCAAGAAGGGCTGGGCGCTGGGGCTCAACGCGGGCGGCGGCAACGTCGGCGTGCCGGTGGTGCAACTCGTCGGGCTGCTCGTCATCTCCACCGCCGGCGCCACCCACCCGCGCATCGTGCTCGCCGTCTACCTGCCGCTGATCGTGCTCGCCGCGCTCGGCGCCGCCCTGCGGATGGACAACCTGGCGCCGGTGCGCAACGACACCGGCGCCGCCAAGGAGGCGCTGCGGGACGGGCACACCTGGATCATGGCGCTGCTGTACGTCGGCACCTTCGGCTCCTTCATCGGCTACAGCTTCGCCTTCGGCCTCGTTCTGCAGACCCAGTTCGGGCGCACCCCCCTGCAAGCCGCCTCGCTCACCTTCATCGGACCGCTGCTCGGCTCCGTGATCCGGCCCGTCGGCGGCCGGCTCGCCGACCGGTACGGCGGCGCCCGCATCACCCTGTGGAACTTCGCCGCGATGGCCGCCGCCACCTCGGTCGTCCTGTACGCCTCCGTCCAGAAGTCGCTGCCGGTCTTCCTCACCGGGTTCATCGCCCTGTTCGTCCTCAGCGGGCTCGGCAACGGCTCCACGTACAAGATGATCCCCGGCATCTTCCAGGCCAAGGCGCTGGCGCGCGGGCTCGTGGGGGAGGCCGCCGCGGCCCACGGCCGCAGGCTCTCGGGGGCCGCCATGGGCCTGATCGGGGCGGTGGGCGCGCTCGGCGGGCTCGCCATCAACCTCGCCTTCCGGCAGTCCTTCCAGACCGCGGGCACCGGCACCACCGCCTTCGCGGCCTTCCTCGGCTGCTACGCGGTGTGCTTCACCGTGACCTGGGCGGTATACGTGCGCCGGCCCGCCGAAGCCGTCTCCGCCACCGCACCCGCGCCCGCCTACGCCGAAGTGTGATCCTTGCCGGCGGGGCGTGACGTAACAGCAGGGAAACCAAGGTGAACCGCGCACGTCACGCCCCGTTGGCAGGCTCGGTCGTCACCGCACCACCCCTGGAGAGTCATGTCCGCAGAACCAGAAGGGGCCGGGCCGCACGGACCCCTGGCCGGGTTCACCGTCGGCGTCACCGCCGCCCGCCGCGCCGAGGAGCTCACCGCGCTGCTCACCCGGCGCGGAGCCGCGGTGGTGCACGCACCCGCCCTGCGCATCGTGCCGCTCGCCGACGACAGTGAACTCCTGGACGCCACCAGGGAGTTGATCGCCAAGGTCCCCGACACGGTGGTCGCCACCACCGCCATCGGGTTCCGCGGCTGGATCGAGGCGGCCGACGGCTGGGGGATCGGCGACGCGCTCCTCACGACGCTCCAGGGCGTCGAACTGCTCGCGCGCGGGCCCAAGGTCAAGGGGGCCGTGCGGGCCGCGGGTCTCACCGAGCAGTGGTCGCCGTCCTCGGAGTCGATGGCCGAGGTGCTCGACCGGCTGCTCGCCGAGGGCGTCGCGGGGCGGCGGATCGCCATCCAGCTGCACGGTGAGCCGCTGCCGGGCTTCGTGGAGTCGCTGCGCGCCGGCGGCGCGGAGGTCATCGGGGTGCCGGTCTACCGGTGGATGCCGCCGGAGGACATCGCGCCCCTCGACCGGCTCCTGGACGCGGCGCTCTCGCGCGGCCTGGACGCGCTCACCTTCACCAGCGCCCCGGCCGCCGCCTCCCTGCTGTCGCGAGCCGAGGAGCGCGGCATGCTCGCCGAACTCCTCGGCGCGCTCCACCACGACGTGCTGCCGGTCTGCGTCGGCCCGGTCACCGCGCTGCCGTTGCAGGCCCGCGGTGTACCGGCACTCGCCCCCGAACGCTTCCGCCTCGGTCCGCTGGTGCAGCTCCTGTGCACCGAACTCCCGGCCCGCTCAAGGGTGTTGCCGCTGGCCGGCCACCGCGTCGAGATCCGCGGTCACGCCGTCCTGGTGGACGGCGACCTGCGCCCGGTCCCACCGGCCGGAATGGCCCTCCTTCGGACCCT
Coding sequences:
- a CDS encoding nitrate/nitrite transporter, which codes for MAGRWIERWEPEDDTFWKETGERVARRNLYLSVFSEHVGFSIWTLWSVMVLFMGPAYGVDPAGKFFLISMATLVGALARIPYTFAVARFGGRNWTVFSALLLLVPTVAAYLAMEPGTSYTTFLLVAALAGIGGGNFASSMTNINAFFPLRKKGWALGLNAGGGNVGVPVVQLVGLLVISTAGATHPRIVLAVYLPLIVLAALGAALRMDNLAPVRNDTGAAKEALRDGHTWIMALLYVGTFGSFIGYSFAFGLVLQTQFGRTPLQAASLTFIGPLLGSVIRPVGGRLADRYGGARITLWNFAAMAAATSVVLYASVQKSLPVFLTGFIALFVLSGLGNGSTYKMIPGIFQAKALARGLVGEAAAAHGRRLSGAAMGLIGAVGALGGLAINLAFRQSFQTAGTGTTAFAAFLGCYAVCFTVTWAVYVRRPAEAVSATAPAPAYAEV
- a CDS encoding acyltransferase family protein, producing the protein MTSYVEVPGAAAGPSAPPPRPPARDRYFDFLRALALFRVVLYHLMGWAWLPLAFPSMGVMFALAGNLMARSLKRPAVQVVRGRLRRLLPPMWLLGAVGITGMLAQGWGPDSDGHPAWWWGHLLFWVLPLSDPPYAAGLPGIHGVLGDNWGANLAEPLWYLRAYLWFVLLSPLFRTLLRRTAWPTILAPVALSALLEFVNLGLPQRIDSALTDFATFGACWILGMARQEGVLRRLPNYLVPSLAPFVMAAGYWWAVHGGFSITGDTELDSIPLAQTLWSLGAVLLLLHISPSWAQWPAPLRRWDRLITLLNSRAVTIYLWHNLCILVAATLWDDLWSIDALAGAAKFLNSSWPVLAVTWILIGLCVLGVGWVEDVAAKRRPRLWPA
- a CDS encoding MFS transporter; the encoded protein is MRIRGMPRSTALTRRPNPYIRLFRTPGALAFTTGNLIARLPMGMFGVSAVIMIAGARGSYALAGGVTATGLAATALVAPYTARLVDRYGQARIAVPATVVAVLGSLGLLLCVHLGAPDWTLFAAYAATATTPNTGGMSRARWAHLHRNDPPLLHTANSFEQAADEFCFMLGPVAAAFLCSALFPEAGTLVGAALLMTGVLLFAAQRATEPPAAPRATSAKSPVRSRGFAPLLAVFLAAGAVFGSLEVVTIAYATGLGHAAAAGPVLALQAAGSCTAGLLYGSARPARSVPRRLLRCVAAMAALMCLPLIAAWTTGSLIVLAIALLCAGAATAPTMVTGMTLVQRLTPEGQLNEGMTLAVTAILGGIAAGSAAGGQVIEQVGAAVGYFVPVCAAALALVVCAWGNGRYSAPPR
- a CDS encoding uroporphyrinogen-III synthase, producing the protein MSAEPEGAGPHGPLAGFTVGVTAARRAEELTALLTRRGAAVVHAPALRIVPLADDSELLDATRELIAKVPDTVVATTAIGFRGWIEAADGWGIGDALLTTLQGVELLARGPKVKGAVRAAGLTEQWSPSSESMAEVLDRLLAEGVAGRRIAIQLHGEPLPGFVESLRAGGAEVIGVPVYRWMPPEDIAPLDRLLDAALSRGLDALTFTSAPAAASLLSRAEERGMLAELLGALHHDVLPVCVGPVTALPLQARGVPALAPERFRLGPLVQLLCTELPARSRVLPLAGHRVEIRGHAVLVDGDLRPVPPAGMALLRTLSRRPGWVVPRAELLRALPGSGTDEHAVETAMTRLRTALGAPRLIQTVVKRGYRLSLDAAADAKYSDG
- a CDS encoding bifunctional polysaccharide deacetylase/glycosyltransferase family 2 protein, yielding MRYLLPLLLLVALVAMLMLRGYVHSEISADHRVRDPAPTDKVPDKIIDGGPVIDARKPGHPVSLQVPDHKLVLTFDDGPDPTWTPKVLDELKKYHAHAVFFVTGTNASRYPDLIKRMVAEGHEVGLHTFNHPDLSYQSKSRIDRELSENQLALAGAAGVHSSLFRPPYSSFADAMDNDTWPVVQYVGSRGYVVALDSTDSEDWQRPGVKKIIHNATPEDNKGAIVLMHDFGGDRSQTVAALDKFLPDMQESGYTFVNLTDALGAPSALTPVSGWDLWKGKAFVGAVQVAEHTTDVLVVGLAIVGILVFVRFGLMLVLSFVHARKVRKRDFQWGAPVTEPVSVLVPAYNERECIANTVRSLMASDHPIEVIVIDDGSTDGTADIVEAMGLPNVRVVRQENAGKPAALNNGIAHARYEIVVMMDGDTVFEPTTVGELVQPFGNIRIGAVAGNAKVGNRDSLIGAWQHIEYVMGFNLDRRMYDLLGIMPTIPGAIGAFRRQALERVGGMSEDTLAEDTDITMAIHRDGWRVVYAENARAWTEAPESVQQLWSQRYRWSYGTMQAIWKHRGAVKDRGPSGRFGRVGLPLVAAFMVLAPLLAPLIDIFLLYGIVFGKTEQTILAWLGVLLIQGICAAYAFRLDKERLTHLLSLPLQQVMYRQLMYVVLLQSWITAVTGGRLRWQKLRRTGAVEAPGNPAARAGEQRPAV
- a CDS encoding LysR family transcriptional regulator gives rise to the protein MPHDTDPRLLRAFVATAEELHFTRAAARLFVAQQALSRDIRRLERELGCELFVRTTRAVSLTADGARLLPHARRVLAAHDELRAAWADTGAARPLLVDVSAPVGTGQLVLAAAREQAPGVEFVARYISGLTGAAAEILAGRLDVSFGRVAGLDPAVLAGLAHQPVRYERMAVLLPEEHRLAGLAEVPLDALAGETLYVAAGNPATAEWTDLAERLFAGRGIRAAAPFPGIAGEEEFVRVVRKHGWSVLASTEFMTVPGMVVRPLTAPVPLAPVSLVWRRGLTHPGVAALRRVAATAASEHRWLERPADSWLPATDMSLMVGNAPHVGR